A stretch of Catharus ustulatus isolate bCatUst1 unplaced genomic scaffold, bCatUst1.pri.v2 scaffold_127_arrow_ctg1, whole genome shotgun sequence DNA encodes these proteins:
- the LOC117011381 gene encoding uncharacterized protein LOC117011381, giving the protein MEQRPPRVPKLAWVMEEEESPESSSAEKTEEVVPVQQPQEGAATDPTQEQEPTVGRFHRTARLIYNFIKSIRPKGTSSTGTRVIAYSDVFKHEFSPALLDLIVEMGVSKPDQVPAMVRYIHQWLLANESAEHRLDRSLLNLTEAQPTDVVMTLLRVAPSCDRAAVIMWKTIMSLPKTAEVVQQLLLDVLGSWPEYSTCTSDGDRTGVFALAATVVMWKILQEPCCPRVVIVFFPRLFVHLLFQVFFSTLDMPEEVDKFWKKCQEEHGLATSPNRFAVQTLKSLLCQMQYEGVVVSMERKRAWDTLLCADTHHYAVGLLARELRNASMHLCKSILCCLLEMLSTEMPYWDYPALAFLVEVLDCLDLNECTDRIMDVLSRHLKCECTEIRRQVLRALLLLRDHPLLTERMWNMSESLVELLQDNDSDVVRMTIMLLSYLFLDNSAPIASPIALQLAEAVLPLFDHDDMQVQVLSMFVFRTLMTFIVEEGKRPLKIHVRRSQLPLVFHCHDENRCVAEASRTTLRCVAKFRNRPELEKPMKKEKVWKFAECLLTEDDTRVANYLRQALQYLQSPQESLRAAAIRFIGLAGRTVRRHPQDLEVLCRALEHTTDDRSGAVSDLALETLYVLRAIQSGRYSIFQRLQHRFRRAWRTRPHLSGLNWLSCWRSAES; this is encoded by the exons ATGGAGCAGAGACCCCCAAGAGTGCCCAAGCTGGCCTGGGtgatggaggaggaagaaagccCTGAAAGTTCCTCAGCTGAGAAGACTGAAGAGGTGGTGCCGGTCCAGCAGCCGCAGGAGG GTGCTGCCACGGACCCAACACAAGAGCAGGAACCCACCGTTGGCCGCTTCCACAGAACAGCACGG CTGATTTACAACTTCATCAAGAGCATTCGGCCCAAAGGGACCAGCAGCACGGGCACTAGGGTCATAGCATACTCAGACGTCTTCAAACATGAAttctctcctgccctgctggattTGATTGTGGAAATGGGTGTTTCAAAACCCGACCAG GTGCCTGCCATGGTGAGGTACATCCACCAGTGGCTCCTGGCCAATGAgtctgctgagcacaggctggaCAGGAGCCTGCTGAATCTCACTGAGGCACAGCCCACTGACGTGGTGATGACTCTCCTGCGTGTGGCCCCATCGTGTGACAG agctgcagtgatcATGTGGAAGACGATCATGTCCTTACCCAAGACTGCGGAGGTGGTGCAGCAGCTACTCCTTgatgtgctggggagctggCCAGAGTACAGCACGTGCACCTCTGATGGGGACAGAACGGGTGTCTTTGCCCTGGCT GCAACTGTGGTGATGTGGAAGATCCTCCAGGAGCCTTGCTGCCCGCGTGTAGTGATAGTGTTCTTCCCCCGCCTATTTGTGCATCTGCTCTTCCAAGTGTTCTTCAGCACTTTGGACATGCCAGAGGAGGTCGataaattttggaagaaatgcCAGGAAGAACATGGCCTTGCCACCAGCCCCAACAG ATTTGCAGTGCAGACCCTgaagtccctgctctgccaaaTGCAGTATGAGGGTGTGGTGGTGTCAATGGAACGCAAGCGTGCCTGGGACacgctgctctgtgctgacacccACCACTATGCAGTGGGTCTGCTggccag GGAACTGCGCAATGCCTCCATGCACTTGTGTAAAAGCATCTTATGCTGCCTCCTTGAGAtgctcagcacagagatgcCATACTGGGATTACCCTGCCCTGGCATTCCTTGTGGAG GTCTTGGATTGCCTGGACTTGAACGAATGCACTGACAGAATAATGGATGTCTTGTCAAGGCACCTGAAGTGCGAGTGCACAGAGATTCGTCGCCAGGTTCTCAGGGCCCTCCTTCTGCTCAGGGACCATCCCTTGCTG ACCGAAAGAATGTGGAACATGAGCGAAAGCCTCGTGGAGCTCCTGCAAGACAATGACAGTGACGTGGTCAGAATGACCATCATGCTCCTCAGCTATTTGTTCCTGGATAATAGCGCCCCGATAGCCAGCCCCATTGCCCTACAGCTGGCTGAGGCAGTCCTGCCACTCTTTGACCAC GATGATATGCAGGTGCAGGTGCTCTCCATGTTTGTCTTTCGAACATTGATGACTTTTATagtagaagaaggaaaaaggccCCTTAAGATACATGTGCGGCGGAGCCAACTACCACTTGTCTTCCACTGCCATGATGAGAATCGGTGTGTGGCAGAG gcctCTAGGACAACACTGCGCTGTGTGGCCAAGTTCCGAAATAGGCCGGAACTTGAAAAACCtatgaagaaggagaaagtcTGGAAGTTTGCCGAGTGCCTG ctgacagAGGACGACACCCGAGTCGCCAATTACCTACGGCAGGCACTGCAGTacctgcagagcccacaggagTCCCTGAGAGCAGCGGCCATCAGGTTCATTG GGCTCGCCGGGAGGACAGTGAGGAGGCATCCGCAAGACCTCGAGGTGCTCTGCAGAG CCCTTGAACACACGACAGATGACAGAAGCGGTGCCGTGTCAGACCTTGCACTTGAAACATTGTATGTCCTCCGGGCAATACAGAGTGGGCGATATTCCATCTTCCAGAGGCTTCAACATCGGTTCCGCAGGGCATGGAGGACACGACCTCATCTGTCGGGCCTCaactggctgagctgctggagatcGGCAGAGAGCTGA
- the LOC117011382 gene encoding uncharacterized protein LOC117011382, which yields MEQRPPRVPKLAWVMEEEESPESSSAEKTEEVVPVQQPQEGAATDPTQEQEPTVGRFHRTARLIYNFIKSIRPKGTSSTGTRVIAYSDVFKHEFSPALLDLIVEMGVSKPDQVPAMVRYIHQWLLANESAEHRLDRSLLNLTEAQPTDVVMTLLRVAPSCDRAAVIMWKTIMSLPKTAEVVQQLLLDVLGKLARATVVMWKILQEPCCPRVVIVFFPRLFVHLLFQVFFSTLDMPEEVDKFWKKCQEEHGLATSPNRFAVQTLKSLLCQMQYEGVVVSMERKRAWDTLLCADTHHYAVGLLARELRNASMHLCKSILCCLLEMLSTEMPYWDYPALAFLVEVLDCLDLNECTDRIMDVLSRHLKCECTEIRRQVLRALLLLRDHPLLVRRRQWLQLH from the exons ATGGAGCAGAGACCCCCAAGAGTGCCCAAGCTGGCCTGGGtgatggaggaggaagaaagccCTGAAAGTTCCTCAGCTGAGAAGACTGAAGAGGTGGTGCCGGTCCAGCAGCCGCAGGAGG GTGCTGCCACGGACCCAACACAAGAGCAGGAACCCACCGTTGGCCGCTTCCACAGAACAGCACGG CTGATTTACAACTTCATCAAGAGCATTCGGCCCAAAGGGACCAGCAGCACGGGCACTAGGGTCATAGCATACTCAGACGTCTTCAAACATGAAttctctcctgccctgctggattTGATTGTGGAAATGGGTGTTTCAAAACCCGACCAG GTGCCTGCCATGGTGAGGTACATCCACCAGTGGCTCCTGGCCAATGAgtctgctgagcacaggctggaCAGGAGCCTGCTGAATCTCACTGAGGCACAGCCCACTGACGTGGTGATGACTCTCCTGCGTGTGGCCCCATCGTGTGACAG agctgcagtgatcATGTGGAAGACGATCATGTCCTTACCCAAGACTGCGGAGGTGGTGCAGCAGCTACTCCTTGATGTGCTGGGGAAGCTGGCCAGA GCAACTGTGGTGATGTGGAAGATCCTCCAGGAGCCTTGCTGCCCGCGTGTAGTGATAGTGTTCTTCCCCCGCCTATTTGTGCATCTGCTCTTCCAAGTGTTCTTCAGCACTTTGGACATGCCAGAGGAGGTCGataaattttggaagaaatgcCAGGAAGAACATGGCCTTGCCACCAGCCCCAACAG ATTTGCAGTGCAGACCCTgaagtccctgctctgccaaaTGCAGTATGAGGGTGTGGTGGTGTCAATGGAACGCAAGCGTGCCTGGGACacgctgctctgtgctgacacccACCACTATGCAGTGGGTCTGCTggccag GGAACTGCGCAATGCCTCCATGCACTTGTGTAAAAGCATCTTATGCTGCCTCCTTGAGAtgctcagcacagagatgcCATACTGGGATTACCCTGCCCTGGCATTCCTTGTGGAG GTCTTGGATTGCCTGGACTTGAACGAATGCACTGACAGAATAATGGATGTCTTGTCAAGGCACCTGAAGTGCGAGTGCACAGAGATTCGTCGCCAGGTTCTCAGGGCCCTCCTTCTGCTCAGGGACCATCCCTTGCTGGTGAGAAggaggcagtggctgcagctgcactaA